The genomic segment AGTTAACAATAGTGGGTGAAACTGGTTAGGTCGATGCTACATGTGGGGCTGTGTCCCCACATAATTTGGATGAACAAGATTCacacatatgtgattttaaaaaaattagtggactCCATGTATGTGTGGCTAAATTTGGACCTTGATTCTATCATGGGGTAGTGCTCTTACATGTAGGATGGAATGAACCGGTGAAACTTCGTGTCCAGATACATTTTCAGGGAGAAAGTAAAAATTGTAAAATGGAGATCAAATATGTGTATCGAAGAAGGGTGAAAGGGGAGCGGCCCCCATGTTATTTAATCAAGATTTTGTCATTTACTTcaggtaaaaaaaaataaaggtccATTTTTAAACCAGTCCTCCTTTCCCATTGATTaatatgttttctgtaatttttttaaaaagatttaatgatttttttcaattaaaaattatataatattattattatttttattattcccGACCGTTCCGTAACTAGAACCACCACCTCCTCGACGTTCTCTGCGACGGCCACGGGAAACATGTTTGCATGTCGTGGTTTACTTCCAGTTCACTGAGCAAACTCCTTCTGCTGCTTGAATCCAGGGTTCATGAAGATTCCAACGAGGGTTTCGAAGGAGCAAAGAATGAAGATCGGGACGATGGTTTAATTCAACTTTTcacctttttaaaaaaattaaaaagaatcCTACATCTGTGCATTGCTCGTTTTTCGCTTATGTTTCGTGTTGGTTTGATTTTGGATTGTTACTTCTTCACATAAATGCGGGCTTGTTCTGTTTCTTTTTGAATCGATTTGTGGTGCTGATGTGTGATTTCCTCTTTGTCTTTGAATCGATTTAATCGCTCACTGTTTCATCGTCTTACTTTTGAGTTAATTAAAGGGCTTGCTTAgcaaaatctctaaattttatttttcctgttTTTGTTTGTTGAGAAGATACAACGCCGTGGACTCGTGATCTATGTGGTTGTTTCAGATGGGTCTTCCATTGAAAGGATTCCGAACGAGTGCCCAAATAGACGTGCATACCTTCATAGAAAATGTAAACAAAAAAGATCTGTCTCAAGTGATTGGAATGATGTCTCCCACAACTTTCGTTCTCTTGGGCTACCAAGGAGATTTCCGAGGATAAAATCTGCCCTACGCGGAAGGTTGTATGACAACGTGTTCGATCGCTATTTCCGGTATGGTTTTATCAATTTACAATGCCATTGAGtccaagatatatatatagttttgcgAAAATTTGGTGATTTTGTAGGAGAATATGGATGGATACTCCAGAAGAGAAAAGGGACCGGTGCACATACTTAAACTGTCTATGGTTTTGCATGTACAATAACGAATGTTTTAGAGATAGGGTACTGACTTGGATCAAGAAGGAGAacatattttcgaaaacatATGTTTTTGTTCCCATTGTCATGTGGTATGCAACCTTCTTACAACAAAACCTTGCATTGCCTGCCTGCCCTTAAGGGCGTCCCATTCGGTACGGACTAATCAATGCATTATTTTATTAGGTCTCACTGGTATCTCTTGATCATGTGTCACTTTGGTGAAAGCCTGAAATCCGGAACCAGGACTCCATGTATGCTGCTGCTCGACTCGCTGCGTGCGTTGGATCCTATGAGACTCGAGCCCCTTATACGAAGGTACTTTTGAGTATGGATGATACTTTAAAATGCCCACTTTATGTTTCATGATTCACTTAAAATGCTTTTACAATTCACAGTTTCGTCGTGGACATATTCGAAACACAGGATAGACATGAGAACATAAAGCTGATTAATGACATTCCCCTTTTGGTTCCCGAGGTAGCAATGTCCTCGAGTATGAACGTTTATAAATGACTTAAACTGTTATACGTTCTctgtttcttaaaaaaaattgaaattcaggTTCCACAGCAGAGAAATGGTGAGGAATGTGGTGTTTTGTTCTGTACTATACACATCTTTTCATGGAGAGTGCTCCTCAAGAGTTGAGCATCAATAAAGGCTACCCTTACTTTGTGAGTTAAATGTTTTATTTCTTCACTTTGTCCATTGATGCAAGCTCGCGAATCATGTCGTAACAATGGTGGCGCTACGTTGTTTGTTGTTGCTGGTTCGACGCAGATGAGAAACGATTGGTTCGGCgaggaggagttagagggtttTTATGAAAAGTTGGAGTCGCTCGAAATTGAGTCTAGCGATGAGGAGGAATGACATTCTAGTTAACGTGCATACATACACATAGTGTTGTTTTGTTGTCATTTGTAAACTGCAAGAATTCTTGACTGCAATATTGAAGTGTGGGTACAAATTCTCAGTTTCACATCAATTACCATTGAGACACTTTAAGTGTAGCACTCTACTTCAAAAATTGCTTGCTTGAATCTCGTGTTGAGTTGTGTAGTGAAAAAAACATTTACGAATGAGAGAGACCTCGAAgccatattaaataaaaatccttcttcctttaaaaaaatcaatacaataTCTGTCCTGAGACTCAAGACTCTGTTTATTTGCCTGTGATGTAAAAAGCCCAATCGATCCCTAATGTTAACAAAATCTATTCAACTACCATTTATTCTTTTATTAAGACATTAGTATGCTGGACCATGAAATAGTATCAAACCCGATTtaagtataaaaattattatcgtgtaattaaatattgaggatgagattttctgaAAGTATGAATTCGaacataagtttaaaattaattatttaatggatttattttaattctttCGAATATTTGATGGAGAAGATCTAATCAAGATTAGACATCATGAACAAATAGAGACATATCAGAGCCTAAGATAAGTTTATGAATCAAGATAACATGTTCCTAAAAATAGTATCAGATTCATCTAAACTCTCCGGAGATCTTAGAGAGATACAAAAGATGGTATAGTATGACAATCAGTTATACTATATATCacgtaaaatttaaaaaatctttggaaaaaaaagaaaaaattattggaACACTAAAAGATATTCAAACAAAAATCCAAAATCTAGAACAACAACACAGTTCTAGTAAAAGAATCTCGGAAGGAAAATTATTACTACATTTGGTATCGATCTCTTGTTATATAAggcaatataaaattattattcgataatttgatatgattaaaataattattgtgttgattaattaaaataattaattatgtcaaataaatttaaaaatatgttaaaaataaatattttaaaatatcagatatttaaacaataaaatacataaaaattaaaaagcacaatattactaaataaatacaaataataaCTAAGCTCAAATTACTATTTTCAGTATCATATTACAcaatacatatttatatatatgcttaccaaaaaagaagaaagaacaaACCATCCACAAACCCTCTGCCCGACGCCCTCCTCTTCCAGCTACTGCCGCCGCAGAGTCGAGCCACCAACTGCCGGAGATGAAGCTTAAAACCCAAAAACCTATTTCCCCAAGCTCTATGTTCCGTTCCTGTTCTGAAATCGGAAGAAAACAGAGCATTCAATCACGGTTGGCGGCTCTGTCTCAGTGTGTGCTTCTTGGTTCGATTTTTGCTTCGTTCTTTGGTTGATTTGTGGCGTATTGAGTAAGGATCAAAGTCCTTTATGTTTTCCAGCCATGTTCCCCAGCGTGAACAGGAGCTCCGACGACATTTTCCGATAATGTTCCAACTGCTGCACCACCACGAGGAGTCTAGCTGCTCATTAGCTAGAATTTATTCCATTCAAAGAAACAAACATTACCatgaacaaaaattttaaaaatcaaggttGCAATGTACGCATATATATAGTTGTTGTGCAACAAAATGCAACCAAAACATTAGTTTGAAACTATTACCAGTCTCAAAATACAAAACCGACTTTGAACAACTATCAAATTTTCTTCGAAATCCTAAGATGATTGAATATTCACAAGACCGAATAaattcaacaataacaacaaataatttaattaatttaactatAAGTCAAAAAATTCTCAATGTTGAATATTATTGTCACAATTAATATCTAACAAAGCTAAAATAATGCAACTATTTctaaaaattactaaaattgaatttatttagtaaatattCAACATAACGATTTATTACTAGAATTTTGTTACAGTATTCCCAATATTATATTAGAATTCATGGTGATGTTTGTTCCGATAATGTTATCtccttttttttattgatttctgaattttcttttttgaggataatttctgaaatttcaaaaGGCTCGTCCAAGGAAAATACTTTGATTACGGGTCATGACTAATgaattatatttgtttataccAACGCGGACATTAAATTCTTCTTGCATACAATTACCAATCAGAAATCTTTTTGTTCCAAtaagaaatatttgaattgatAGAAAAAATTGTATGCATCAGTTTCAATCCGATAATGCGATATTATAAACTAGTTTGGTATACAAGGTTGCATCCTTCAACATCATTAAtacatgacaaaaacttgtgtgagacggtctcacgagtcgtattttgtgagatagatatcttatttggatcatccatgaaaaatattactttttatgctaagagtattattatttattgtgaatatcggtaaggttgatccgtctcacaaataaaaattcgtgagacaatctcacaagAGATTACTATTAATATTGGTAGAAGGAATTAAAAATCTTTCAAAATGGTTTGACgcaataaatataatttgaatatgGATAATTCTAAATTGAGTCAAAACAAAAGTATTTAGAGAAGTGAAATTAATGGCATAGTTGAATTCTTCATGGATAAAATGATTAAAGACGAGATTATAAATTAAAGATAAACGGTACTATTTTTTAACTCTAACTATTATAAAACTTGAATCAAATATGGAATAATGCAATTCGAATCCGTGAATTTCAAGATAGCCAAAAGTTGCTTTGGAATTGTTGGAAAATAATACAAGCTC from the Primulina tabacum isolate GXHZ01 chromosome 8, ASM2559414v2, whole genome shotgun sequence genome contains:
- the LOC142554817 gene encoding putative ubiquitin-like-specific protease 2A → MDTPEEKRDRCTYLNCLWFCMYNNECFRDRVLTWIKKENIFSKTYVFVPIVMWSHWYLLIMCHFGESLKSGTRTPCMLLLDSLRALDPMRLEPLIRSFVVDIFETQDRHENIKLINDIPLLVPEVAMSSSMNVYK